The proteins below are encoded in one region of Pacificitalea manganoxidans:
- the rpsD gene encoding 30S ribosomal protein S4, translating into MTKRTSAKYKLDRRMGENIWGRAKSPVNRREYGPGQHGQRRKGKLSDFGLQLRAKQKLKGYYGDLTEKQFRRIFAEAERVRGDTGELLIGLLERRLDAVVYRAKFVPTVFAARQFVNHGHVLVNGKRVNIPSYRVKEGDVIEVREKSKQMAAILEATQLPERDVPDYLEVDHNKLTATFVRMPGLSDVPYPVHMEPNLVIEFYAQN; encoded by the coding sequence GTGACCAAACGCACCTCTGCCAAGTACAAGCTCGACCGCCGTATGGGCGAAAACATCTGGGGCCGCGCCAAATCCCCGGTGAACCGCCGTGAATACGGCCCCGGCCAGCACGGCCAGCGCCGCAAGGGCAAGCTCAGCGACTTCGGTCTGCAGCTGCGCGCCAAGCAGAAGCTGAAAGGCTACTACGGCGACCTGACCGAGAAACAGTTCCGCCGCATCTTTGCCGAAGCCGAGCGTGTGCGCGGCGACACCGGCGAGCTGCTCATCGGTCTGCTGGAGCGCCGTCTGGATGCTGTCGTTTACCGCGCGAAATTCGTGCCGACCGTGTTCGCAGCCCGTCAGTTCGTGAACCACGGTCATGTTCTGGTGAACGGCAAGCGCGTGAACATCCCCTCCTACCGCGTGAAGGAAGGCGATGTGATCGAGGTCCGCGAGAAGTCCAAGCAGATGGCCGCGATCCTCGAAGCGACCCAGCTGCCCGAGCGCGATGTGCCCGACTACCTCGAAGTCGACCACAACAAGCTGACCGCGACCTTCGTGCGTATGCCCGGCCTCAGCGATGTGCCCTACCCGGTGCACATGGAGCCGAACCTCGTCATCGAATTCTACGCTCAGAACTGA
- a CDS encoding YtoQ family protein → MQVYLSGEIHTDWRERIVNGVAALGSDLNVRFDAPVTDHAASDDCGVAILGAETDKFWHDHKGAKLNAIRTRTAIEAADVVVVRFGDQYKQWNAAFDAGYATALGKALIVLHGPDHAHALKEVDAAALAVAETPEQVVQILTYVQTGKLPG, encoded by the coding sequence ATGCAGGTTTATCTAAGTGGCGAGATCCATACCGACTGGCGCGAGCGGATCGTGAACGGGGTGGCGGCGTTGGGATCGGATCTGAATGTGCGGTTTGACGCGCCAGTCACGGATCACGCAGCAAGCGACGATTGCGGCGTGGCGATCCTTGGGGCGGAGACCGACAAGTTCTGGCACGACCACAAAGGCGCGAAGCTTAACGCCATCCGCACCCGCACCGCGATCGAGGCCGCCGATGTCGTGGTCGTGCGCTTTGGCGATCAGTATAAGCAGTGGAATGCGGCGTTTGACGCGGGCTATGCGACGGCACTTGGCAAGGCGCTGATCGTGCTGCACGGGCCCGACCACGCGCACGCGTTAAAGGAGGTCGACGCCGCCGCGTTGGCCGTGGCTGAAACGCCGGAACAGGTGGTGCAGATCCTGACCTACGTTCAAACCGGTAAGCTGCCCGGCTGA